GGCATTCTTTCTTTCGCTGTCGAAAAGCCAGCAGCGCTAAAATTATAAAAGCAGGAGGCAAAAGCCAGGAGACAGCGGCGATCTTTCCCGACGCCGACGCCGCTATAAAAGTGATAATTACAATTCCGGCGGAAGCTGCCACGCGGAGGGCTATTCTGCCGGCTGAAAAAAAGTCCGCCGCCCAGGGTAAAAACGCGGCCAGAAGAGCGCCGATAAACAGGTTGATCGGAGCGGCCGAGAGATAATAATAGCAGGGATCGCCGAAAGCGAGCGCCGGCGCTTCAGGCACGAAAGCGGGCGGAAGTTTCGGCAGAACGAACGCGTGGAGAACCGAATAAAAGACAAATATAATAAGCGGCGCTTTCAGGTCCGAATCCGCGGCGGTAAGGGCGGACAGGGCCTCTATGGGTCGGCGCAGAAGACTTGAAAAAAGGCGGAGTGCTTCTCTCATGCTATTTTCCCACGCAGAAGTTTTTGAAAATGTCGGACAGTATTTCCTCCGGCGTAGTTTCGCCGAGTATCGAGGAAAGCGCGCTCAGCGCGGCCCGTAAATGTTCAGCCGCGAGCTCAAGCGGAAAAGAACGTTTTGCTTTCAGTTTATACATTTTTTCAAGTTCAGAGGCGGCGGAGGTGAGGGCCTCGAAATGCCGCGCCGAGGTTACAAGCGCCGGCGTGCGCGCGGCAAAATAGCGTTTTTCCCGGCTTATGATAGAGCGTGTCACATTTGAGAGTCCCATGCCGGTCTTGCAGGAAATGGCCAAACCTGCGTTTTCTGTTCTCTCTCTCTTGTTTTTTTTTCCGGCTTTGCCCTCGCTCAGGAGGTCGCATTTGTTGAAAATTTTGATCAGCTTCGCGCCGGGAACAGCGGTTTCAAGCGCGGTTTCAAGCGCCCTGCGGTCCATTCGTGTCTGCGGCGTGGATGCGTCTTTTACAAGCAGTATTATATCGGCCGTCCTCATGGCGGCCATCGCGCGGTGTATGCCCTGGTGTTCTACGGCGTCGGAGGTGTTTTCGGCAAGCCCGGCCGTGTCGGTGAAATTTACCGAAAAACCGTCGATATCAAGGCTGGCTTCAAGGGTGTCGCGCGTGGTGCCGGCCGCCGGAGAAACTATCGCGCGCGGGTAGCCGATTAGAGCGTTCAGAAGCGAAGATTTTCCGGAATTAGGCGCACCCGCGATCACTACGTTTATGCCTTCTTTTACCCGCCGGCCGTTTTCAAACCCGGCGGAAAGCCTTCGTATTCCGGCGGCTGCGGCGCGGGTTTTGGCGAGAAATTCCCGCCCGTCAAAAGAAGGCATGTCGCCGTAAGAATCATCCAGGCGCGCCTCAAGACGCGCTAACAGGCTTACCAGGCTAGATTTAAGCCCCAGCACCTGCCTGGAAAGGTTCCCTTCGATCTGACCGAGGGCAGCGCGATGGGCGCTTTCGGTCTGGGAAGTTATAAGGTCGTTTACCGCTTCGGCCTGCGCCAGGTCCAGTTTGCCTTTTAAAAAAGCCCTGAGGGTAAATTCCCCCGGACCGGCGGGGCTCGCGCCGGCTTTTACCGCGAGGTTAAGGATGGAGCGTATTATGTAGGGCGAGCCGTGGCAGAAAATTTCAACGGTATCTTCGCCCGTGTAGCTTTTCGGGCCTTTGTAAAAAAGCGCCACCGCATTATCCACCGTTTTCTTTCCGTCCATAACGGAAAGCATGTGGGCCACGCGCGGTTTCGGCTTTGCCAGCGCGCGCCCGGGTTTTAAAAACGAGGCGGCTATGGGGAATGCCTTGCGCCCCGACAGGCGCACTATCGCTATGGCGCCCGTTCCCGGCGGGGTGGAGGGCGCGACTATGGTCCTTGAGTTGTCGGGTATAAGCATACAATCAAGCAAGAGCACAGGTCACAAGAGCACAAGTTACAAGCCGGAGGCTGGAAAGAAGACAGAGCACAGGAGCACAAGAACACAAGTAAGAAGCCGGGGAGAAAGAGCATAAGTTACAGGGGCACAATCAATTTGTGTTTTATCCTGTGCTCTTGTTTAGCCTCTTGCTTGTGACTTGTGCTC
The genomic region above belongs to Elusimicrobiota bacterium and contains:
- the mnmE gene encoding tRNA uridine-5-carboxymethylaminomethyl(34) synthesis GTPase MnmE, which produces MLIPDNSRTIVAPSTPPGTGAIAIVRLSGRKAFPIAASFLKPGRALAKPKPRVAHMLSVMDGKKTVDNAVALFYKGPKSYTGEDTVEIFCHGSPYIIRSILNLAVKAGASPAGPGEFTLRAFLKGKLDLAQAEAVNDLITSQTESAHRAALGQIEGNLSRQVLGLKSSLVSLLARLEARLDDSYGDMPSFDGREFLAKTRAAAAGIRRLSAGFENGRRVKEGINVVIAGAPNSGKSSLLNALIGYPRAIVSPAAGTTRDTLEASLDIDGFSVNFTDTAGLAENTSDAVEHQGIHRAMAAMRTADIILLVKDASTPQTRMDRRALETALETAVPGAKLIKIFNKCDLLSEGKAGKKNKRERTENAGLAISCKTGMGLSNVTRSIISREKRYFAARTPALVTSARHFEALTSAASELEKMYKLKAKRSFPLELAAEHLRAALSALSSILGETTPEEILSDIFKNFCVGK